acacacagtgatgtcacagtacagagataatacacacagtgatgtcacagtacagagataatacacacagtgatgtcacagtacagagataatacacacagtgatgtcacagtacagggataatacacacagtgatgtcacagtacagggataatacacacagtgatgtcacagtacagagataatacacacagtgatgtcacagtacagggataatacacacagtgatgtcacagtacaggataatacacacagtgatgtcacagtacaggataatacacacagtgatgtcacagtacagggataatacacacagtgatgtcacagtacagggataatacacacagtgatgtcacagtacagggataatacacacagtgatgtcacagtacaggataatacacacagtgatgtcacagtacagagataatacacacagtgatgtcacagtacaggataatacacacagtgatgtcacagtacagagacaatatacacagtgatgtcacagtacaggataatacacacagtgatgtcacagtacaggataatacacacagtgatgtcacagtacagagataatacacacagtgatgtcacagtacagtataatacacacagtgatgtcacagtacaggataatacacacagtgatgtcacagtacagagataatacacacagtgatgtcacagtacagggataatacacacagtgatgtcacagtacagagataatacacacagtgatgtcacagtacagggataatacacacagtgatgtcacagtacaggataatacacacagtgatgtcacagtacaggataatacacacagtgatgtcacagtacagggataatacacacagtgatgtcacagtacagggataatacacacagtgatgtcacagtacagggataatacacacagtgatgtcacagtacaggataatacacacagtgatgtcacagtacagagataatacacacagtgatgtcacagtacaggataatacacacagtgatgtcacagtacagagacaatatacacagtgatgtcacagtacaggataatacacacagtgatgtcacagtacaggataatacacacagtgatgtcacagtacagagataatacacacagtgatgtcacagtacagtataatacacacagtgatgtcacagtacagtataatacacacagtgatgtcacagtacaggataatacacacagtgatgtcacagtacagggataatacacacagtgatgtcacagtacagggataatacacacagtgatgtcacagtacagggataatacacacagtgatgtcacagtacaggataatacacacagtgatgtcacagtacagagataatacacacagtgatgtcacagtacaggataatacacacagtgatgtcacagtacagagacaatatacacagtgatgtcacagtacaggataatacacacagtgatgtcacagtacaggataatacacacagtgatgtcacagtacagagataatacacacagtgatgtcacagtacagtataatacacacagtgatgtcacagtacagtataatacacacagtgatgtcacagtacaggataatacacacagtgatgtcacagtacagggataatacacacagtgatgtcttagggctcgttcacatctgcgcccgttctcCATTCTgtaagtttccgtttcctgcacaaaactgagcaggagacgaaaacctgcaggactctttcatacccattcatttgaatgcgttttatgctctccgctgcaaaaccgtttttttttaaaatcggacacagagtcggactgcagtattttgtgtccggtttaaaaaaaccggttttgcagcggagagcataaaactctcaccggcgcACACTGCCGGACcctgtctgacagctttccgtcttctgcatgtggaagacggaaagctcagaacggactccgggcgctcgtgtgaacctagtgttagtgaCATTGTAGTAAATCACCAGTCTGACACACTCTATAGCGGCTTTAGTCATTCAAAACAGACACACACTGAGCAGGTTCCTCTGGCAGTTCCTACCGTCACACCGCGCTCTTATTACTTGGCCATTGAATTTCCTCCTTACTTcacctcttgtgccccttccaccATTTGTATGATTTCTCGTCACTATGGCCACCAGCCTTTGGGTATTTGTCTCCTTACTGATGTTTGTGACTTGCTCCTGTCATCTGGCAGCCATGAAACGTCTGGTTTTCCATTACCCTGTTATGGCGCCATTTTATATACATAACAACAATATTACACACATACCTTATGGGGTAAGAGACCCCCTTGGTTGTTTTGCCCCATAGCCGATGCATGCCGGCCATTCTGGTAGCCATACCCTTGCGTAGACTTTAGCCCTGTACCACGGGTATGTTTTCAGCATATGTTATGTGTTTTACCTCACAGCTCGTAGCGGTGGATGGACCATGAAGGTGAAGGTCATTTCCGTCTTGGACGACAACTACATGTACCTTATTATAGAGGAGCATACCAGGGACGCCATTGCGGTTGACGCATCTGTTGCTAAAAAAGTAGGTACCATCCAATATACAGGGGTCACACAGAGGAAAAATGTCTGAGGGGGAACTGGGCCTTGTTTCCCTTAGTAAACAATTAGAGACCACCTTTCAATCTGCCAACATAGTCCACAGAATGAAAGTTGAGCAACAGGATGCcaaacacagaggcctagtcaaGTTTACACCGAAAATGCCACATACGCAAGCAAACTCCAACGCCGTGAATCTACCGCCATTCATCTCAGTATTACTCTGTCGAATAGTGCGGTATAATGTAATCAAGAAGTTAGGAGGCCACTACAGGCGAAAATCCCAATAGGAACTCACTGGCGGCCATTTTGGTTGACCACAACACTACACCAGCACTGTGGCCCTCTtattctcaggatcggtgggggCCCGAGAGGTCAGATCCAACTGACCCGGTGCACCCTATTGATAGGCTATCCATTTGGGATAGGAATACCCTACAGTATGTTTAACCATGGGGCATTTGGTGTGTAAAAGGGATCGGTCGGCCTTAGCGGCCCTTGACATTAGAAGACACTTCTAGGACGGTAACACCTTCTTGCTTTACTTGCAGCTACTGGACATTGTGCGGAAAGAGAACGTGAACCTGAAAGCCATACTGACCACGCACCACCACCTGTAAGTATGACCCTGAAGAATTCAGTATGGCTGCCATTTTCCTGCCaataatacagatgacatgtcacttGGTGGGGGTGCGCCAGCTGGCTCCGCCATGTACAATACAGAAGGGGCCAATACTGTtatgtttttttaaagggaccATTCCCGGGGAAATTCAGACCTTGTACAACAGTTTCCCGAGCTGCCCGTGTATGGCGCAGATGAACGGATCAGGGGATTAACGCACAAAGTCATACACAACCAAATCTTAAAGGTACATCTTAAGAGTACTGTACTGATACATTGTGACAACCTGCAGCCATGTGAAAGAACAACTAGGTCTGAACAGGTTTCCATCCTCTAAATGTGACTGAAATGTCTCCACAGTTCGGGGATATCAATGTGAAATGTCTGTTCACCCCGTGTCACACGTCAGGTCACGTCTGCTTCTACATGTGGGAGGACGGCTGCCCGGACGCCCCCGCACTGTTTTCAGGTAATTTGGTTGTTCCGTGACTGACACAGGGGACACAACCAGAGAGAAAACATTGATTTTCTAATAACCGTGTTCATTTATTCTGCAATGGAAATCGATTTTACAGAAATTTTCATACCATGACTTATTGCATGTCCATTCTCTTCCATCAGGTGACACCTTGTTTGTTGGAGGCTGTGGACAGTTCTTTGAAGGGACAGCTGAACAAATGTACAAAAATTTGATAGAAACTCTGAGCTCACTGCCCCCTGACACGGTAAATCCCACAATGACACAGGGAGTAATGTATGTCAGAGCGCAAATCTCACAGAACACTATTTCTATAGAGTTGtctgacagcagaatagtgagcgcagctctggagtataatacaggataagtaatgtaatttatgtacacagtgactgcaccagcagaatagtgagcgcagctctggagtataatacaggataagtaatgtaatgtatgtacacagtgactgcaccagcagaatagtgagcacagctctggagtataatacaggataagtaatgtaatgtatgtacacagtgactgcaccagcagaatagtgagcgcagctctggggtataatacaggataagtaatgtaatgtatgtacacagtgactgcaccagcagaatagtgagcgcagctctggagtataatacaggataagtaatgtaatgtaatgtaatgtatgtacacagtgactacaccagcagaatagtgagtgcagctctggagtataatacaggataagtaatgtaatgtatgtacacagtgactgtaccagcagaatagtgagcgcagctctggggtataatacaggataagtaatgtaatgtatgtacacagtgactgcaccagcagaatagtaagcgcagctctggagtataatacaggataagtaatgtaatgtatgtacacagtgactgcaccagcagaatagtaagcgcagctctggagtataatacaggataagtaatgtaatgtaatgtatgtacacagtgactacaccagcagaatagtgagtgcagctctggagtataatacaggataagtaatgtaatgtatgtacacagtgactgtaccagcagaatagtgagtagtgagcgcagctctggagtataatacaggataagtaatgtaatgtatgtacacagtgactgtaccagcagaatagtgagcgcagctctggagtataatacaggataagtaatgtaatgtatttacacagtgattgtaccagcagaatagtgagcgcagctctggagtataatacaggataagtaatgtaatgtatgtacacagtgactgcaccagcagaatagtaagcgcagctctggagtataatacaggataagtaatgtaatgtaatgtatgtacacagtgactacaccagcagaatagtgagtgcagctctggagtataatacaggataagtaatgtaatgtatgtacacagtgactgtaccagcagaatagtgagtagtgagcgcagctctggagtataatacaggataagtaatgtaatgtatgtacacagtgactgcaccagcagaatagtgagcacagctctggagtataatacaggataagtaatgtaatgtacacagtgactgcaccaacagtatagtgagcgcagctctggagtataatacaggataagtaatgtaatgtatttacacagtgattgtaccagcagaatagtgagcgcaactctggagtataatacaggataagtaatgtaatgtatgtacacagtgactgtaccagcagaatagtgagcgcagctctgcagtataatacaggataagtaatgtaatgtaatgtatgtacacagtgactgtaccagcagaatagtgagcgcagctctggagtataatacaggataagtaatgtaatgtatgtacacagtgactgcaccagcagaatagtgagcgcagctctggggtataatacaggataagtaatgtaatgtatgtacacagtgactgtaccagcagaatagtgagcgcagctctggagtataatacaggataagtaatgtaatgtatgtacacagtgactgtaccagcagaatagtgagcgcagctctggggtataatacaggataagtaatgtaatgtatgtacacagtgactacaccagcagaacagtgagtgcagctctggagtataatactggatatgtaatgtaatgtatgtacacagtgactgcaccagcagaatagtgagtgcagccctggagtataatacaggataagtaatgtaatgtatgtacacagtgactgcaccagcagaatagtgagcgcagctctggagtataatacaggataagtaatgtaatgtatgtacacagtgactgcaccagcagaatagtgagcgcagctctggggtataatacaggataagtaatgtaatgtatgtacacagtgactgcaccagcagaatagtgagcgcagctctggagtataatacaggataagtaatgtaatgtatgtacacagtgactgtaccagcagaatagtgagcgcagctctggagtataatacaggatgtataaATCTGAGAAGGTGGAGGTTCTTCTTTAACCATATAGAGATTATTGTCCTGTTCTTTCTTTCTCTCCACAGAAGGTGTTTTGCGGACATGAGTACACTGTACGGAACCTGAAATTTGCTCTCAAGGTGGAACCAGACAATGAACATGTTAAGGAGAAGCTGGCCTGGGCCAAGGTGAGTAAATAACCTGGATTGGTACGTGTCAGCAACTTGCGCCTAAAACTGAAGTAGCTGATATTTGCAGGATTGTATTATATACACTGGCTGCAGCCCTGTGTCCGGCCTTCTGGTCAGACGCACAGTCTGATGGTTTCATGCCTTGTATTTTCACCTAGACTCTGAACTATCACATTGTTTAACCCTTAAAAGAGTCAGGGTCTTGGTATCCTTGCTCCTTTGTCCCCTAGCTGCTTGATAAAGAGTAGTACCAAATATCGATAGGGATCCTTCAAAGGGGGCTGTCACTGTCCCGACTGTCAGAAAGGTGATTTCAGTAGGAAAGCCACTGTACTTAGGCATTTTAACTTTGTGTTCTGTTTTCCAGGCTCGAGATGATGACGATATTCCCACCGTCCCTTCCAGTCTAGAGGAAGAATTTCTGTATAACCCCTTCATGAGAGTGAGGTGAGCAATGCAAATGAACGACGAACTGACTTCACATATAATCTGGAAAATCCTATCATTTATATCATGTTATTGAAACTTCACTGTATCCGTTTGCGTGAAAATCCGTGAAAATCAGGTCTGTACTTCGACCATGCTATGATGCTGGGAATCCCTGTCTGCCTGTGGCTTGTCTTCCCCGTAATGTATATACTGACATGGTGCAAGCACTCCATTGCAGTCATTGGAAAGCCCAAATACGTTAAAATGCGTCTGTGGTCCAATAGGGCACCTTGTAGGGAGCAGCAGGGGTCTGACCACATCCATGTTTTCTGACCACATCCATGTTTTCTGACCACATCCATGTTTTCTTCTGCAGGGAAGAAGCTGTTCAGAAGTTTACAGGGAAGACGGACCCAATTGACGTTATGAGAGTTTTACGTAAAGAAAAGGACGAATTTAAGAAGCCAAAAGATCGACTGCCCATCCCAGCTCTCCTGGCCTATCAGTGGGGTCTCCTGAACCAGTCAGCGGCAGCTCAAAAATAGACATCACATGCAAAAGTATTGATGTAAATGTAGCAGAGGTTAGAGGGGATTTCCAGGCAAACCTGGGGGGCTAAAATAAAATCAAAGCGATACTCCCCTACCCTGGTGCTTTGTTCTGATGTCGGGTCCCATGCTCAATTTTGTATCAGGCTGGAAGTGAAGTAGCTCAGGTGGCCGCTGCGACCAATCACTGGCTTCAGGAGTCACATGTTGGGTATCGTGACATCACTGCTATGTCAGTGTGCCCAACATGTGACTGTTAAGACCAGTGATTGGTCACCTGAGCTACTTCACTTCCAGCCCAGTCAGAGCCGACACAGCGTGTAACAGTGGACCAAAGGAAAAGGAGTAGGCGAGtagcttatttttttaattttttttttaacccacccCAAATTGCCCCAATTTCTAGTTTGCCAGGAAAACCCCTCTAACATTTTGCAAGATGGGTTTACATAGGATTGCAGGTGAAAAGGTAATgttaaactcagctctgctacatccctgaTAAGTATCTTCTAGTAGCTTTCCGAAATAGTCTACAATTGGTCTATGCCACTGTTGTTGGGGGACGGTCATGATGACATCAGCCTATTGTTTGGTGCTCATTCAAAAAATGTGTCCTGTCCCCTGAAAGACCTCCAACTCTGCATTCTGTAAGTCACCccatccactgattttggcaccgcTGGAATTTCAGTCAATTATACTGTAtcctgtcaagtgggcggtccctgtatataatcctgcctgacaccgcccacttgacagtagaccgTAGAATTGTTCTAAGACTAACGGCACCGATTGCTCCAGAATGGTAAGGACTAGAGAAAGAATTGTAACTGCTCCAGAATTAGTGAAGCGATTGAATAATGCAAAgaatggaggtgatgaaaggttccctttaatggtGACTGTAAGATTAGGTGAAATTGTTAAATGGTCTTATTATGGGGGAAGGGGCCTGGACACAAGAGTATATTAGATTTTCTGGATTATGGGATAGAATAAAGGCATTACATGTTTACTTCTATGTTCCTAGAAATGGGATTGTTCTAAGCAGGCCTACCAAAGCTTAGCGGTGTGATTTAGGCCTTTATGGATGTCCTGACGTCACACGAGTACACCCCGGCCTGGGGAAATGTTATACAGAATGCACTGAAATAATGTTAAAGGGGAATTTACATTAAAATGCTAAAAGGTTTGATTTACCTTAGTTACTTTTaataaaaatctgattaataaagtCATATCTGACAgtctggttgctatggatacAATGCCTGACAACTGCAGCCGTAAATGGTGTTGTCCAGCTGTATGTCTCCAGTAACTAAACAACAACTCAAGCCTTTAATGGGAACATTGAGGCATTGCTCCATCTACCCTTGCTATAGTAATCAGATTTTTGTTAATACTTTTAGTTTGGGGGGATCTGTTTAAAAATTTGCACTTTTTTGGACTGGAGGGGCGGGGGTGTTGGGGGTGTTAGAAGAGTACTGTAACCTAATGCACTAGTGATTTGTAACCGAGAGGCTGAGAGTGGGCAGATATGGACCTCAAGTCATAATACTCCTATTGTGCATGTCAGAACCTGAATTAATATTTATTATGTcacttatagttttttttttttttttttgggggggggggggactttaacCTTCTAAAGTCTGATAAAGAGTATGTATATAATTGTCATCTTCCCAATAAATTACCTCCATTTTCTTTCATTGTTTTATTAATACCCATTTGACCGTATGACCATGGGCCCGTGTATGGGTCTGTGAGCCCGGGACGGGTTctgttcctgtccattttgcagccctGGATCACTGAAGAAATTCAATGAGTGTGTGGAAACACTGGCAGGACACAGATACCATACATGTGCTGGTCTACACGGACctggtatatatacacatttgtgTGCAAGTAGCCTTAGACCTCCAAATATAAAACAactttccctgtcgtcccaccagcggcacaatacggggagccttgtgccgctgttgggactaagggtaaacagattatctacataatcattcaTTCCACAAATGAATAgtgcatgtgtatatataagaCTGTAATTTTGCTTGTTAAAGAAATTTGTTTCACTATTTATcatgagtttgttttttttttttacatagaagtctatggaaaggggaagaGAGGAAGCTGCTGGGATAGACACACGACTGcagctgctaaactctgctacactgaggccctattcacatctgcgttctggtttccTTTTGGGGAGCCCACCTGGGGATCCCCTTAACAGaagcctatatgcattaaaaagcagttacctgggaaacccgcagacctcatagactataatggggtccatgtggtttcctacaagcagcatttttctctctgcatgattcatgcagaaaccacatggaccccattatagtctacagggtccatgtggtttccttaagtaaccactttttaatgcatataagtttccattcgggaggtcccaaaccggacttcccgaatggaaacccaaaaccagatgtgaaccaggcctcccAGATTCCCAGTATGGGAACTCTTCTGACACTGCCGT
This region of Leptodactylus fuscus isolate aLepFus1 chromosome 8, aLepFus1.hap2, whole genome shotgun sequence genomic DNA includes:
- the LOC142217409 gene encoding hydroxyacylglutathione hydrolase-like protein, giving the protein MKVKVISVLDDNYMYLIIEEHTRDAIAVDASVAKKLLDIVRKENVNLKAILTTHHHLDHSRGNSDLVQQFPELPVYGADERIRGLTHKVIHNQILKFGDINVKCLFTPCHTSGHVCFYMWEDGCPDAPALFSGDTLFVGGCGQFFEGTAEQMYKNLIETLSSLPPDTKVFCGHEYTVRNLKFALKVEPDNEHVKEKLAWAKARDDDDIPTVPSSLEEEFLYNPFMRVREEAVQKFTGKTDPIDVMRVLRKEKDEFKKPKDRLPIPALLAYQWGLLNQSAAAQK